The Nitrosomonas communis genome has a segment encoding these proteins:
- the amrS gene encoding AmmeMemoRadiSam system radical SAM enzyme, whose protein sequence is MDEPISSAERYPAKYWHWLSDGRIQCDLCPRDCRLHEGQRGVCFVRGRLDDEMALTTYGRSSGFCVDPIEKKPLNHFYPGSSVLSFGTAGCNLACKFCQNWDISKSRNFDNLADQASSEAIARTAERLGCKSVAFTYNDPVIFAEYAMDVADACHERNIKTVAVTAGYIHAEPRRDFFAKMDAANVDLKAFTEEFYVKQTGSRLQPVLETLKYLKHETQVWLELTTLLIPGLNDSTEELQALSEWVARELGVEVPIHFTAFHPDYKMIDMPSTPMSTLIRARNIAHMAGLNYVYTGNMHNKDGDITFCPSCSTTLIERDWYEIAHYRLTSNSHCPDCDIAIAGRFDEYAETFGRRRMSVTIGG, encoded by the coding sequence ATGGATGAACCGATTAGCAGTGCAGAACGATATCCTGCTAAGTATTGGCATTGGTTGAGTGATGGACGTATCCAATGTGATTTGTGTCCACGTGATTGTAGATTGCATGAAGGACAGCGCGGTGTCTGCTTCGTGCGCGGCCGGCTAGATGATGAAATGGCGCTGACGACCTATGGTCGTTCTTCGGGTTTCTGTGTTGATCCTATTGAAAAAAAGCCGCTGAATCACTTTTATCCGGGCAGCAGCGTGCTGTCGTTTGGCACTGCAGGGTGTAATCTTGCCTGCAAATTTTGTCAGAACTGGGATATTTCCAAATCACGTAATTTCGATAATCTTGCTGATCAGGCAAGCTCGGAAGCTATTGCGCGAACTGCTGAACGTTTGGGTTGTAAAAGTGTTGCTTTTACTTATAACGACCCGGTCATTTTTGCAGAATATGCCATGGATGTGGCCGATGCATGTCATGAGCGCAATATTAAGACCGTCGCAGTTACTGCCGGGTATATCCATGCTGAGCCTCGGCGCGATTTCTTCGCTAAAATGGATGCCGCTAATGTCGATCTAAAAGCATTTACAGAGGAATTTTATGTCAAGCAAACCGGCTCGCGCTTGCAGCCAGTGCTCGAGACATTGAAATACCTCAAGCACGAAACGCAGGTATGGCTTGAGCTAACTACATTATTAATCCCCGGGCTCAATGATTCTACAGAAGAGTTGCAGGCACTGAGTGAATGGGTGGCAAGAGAACTTGGTGTGGAGGTGCCGATACACTTCACCGCATTTCATCCCGACTACAAAATGATTGATATGCCAAGCACTCCAATGAGTACGCTTATTCGAGCGCGTAACATTGCCCACATGGCAGGGCTCAATTACGTTTATACGGGAAATATGCATAATAAAGACGGAGATATCACCTTCTGCCCATCATGTAGTACCACCTTGATTGAGCGTGACTGGTATGAAATCGCCCACTATCGTCTCACTTCCAATAGCCATTGTCCTGATTGCGATATTGCTATTGCAGGACGTTTTGATGAATATGCCGAGACATTTGGCAGACGGCGCATGTCGGTTACTATAGGAGGTTAG
- the amrA gene encoding AmmeMemoRadiSam system protein A, with the protein MVHLLAHCSIHRLGTLTMLPEQGRGLLSIARAAIARALNIAYRSESDEHAPWLQELGACFVTLMQEGKLRGCIGSLEAQRSLLMDVKRNAVSAALHDPCFAPLLTAEFDDTHIEISLLSSRLAMLVQDEADALAQLRPGIDGIVFECGCYRSTFLPQVWQELSQPHQFLAMLKRKAGLPADFWAEGIKLSRYTVTKWREVEDMEEYLNG; encoded by the coding sequence ATGGTGCATTTGCTTGCACATTGCTCAATTCACCGCTTGGGAACACTGACTATGCTGCCTGAGCAAGGAAGAGGGCTATTATCAATTGCGCGGGCTGCGATTGCTCGTGCTTTGAATATTGCGTACCGGTCGGAGAGCGATGAGCATGCGCCTTGGCTGCAAGAGTTGGGTGCGTGTTTTGTTACGCTGATGCAGGAGGGGAAATTGCGTGGTTGTATTGGCTCACTTGAGGCGCAACGATCATTATTAATGGATGTCAAACGCAATGCGGTGTCTGCTGCTTTACATGATCCATGCTTCGCACCTTTGCTTACCGCTGAGTTTGATGATACCCATATCGAAATTTCGTTGCTGTCATCGAGGCTGGCGATGTTAGTGCAAGACGAAGCGGATGCGCTGGCGCAGCTGCGACCTGGTATAGATGGCATCGTGTTTGAATGTGGTTGCTATCGCAGTACATTTCTGCCCCAAGTATGGCAGGAGCTTTCACAGCCTCATCAATTTCTCGCCATGTTGAAGCGGAAGGCAGGGTTACCTGCAGATTTTTGGGCAGAAGGGATCAAGCTGTCGCGTTATACCGTAACCAAATGGCGTGAAGTTGAAGATATGGAGGAATACCTAAATGGATGA
- the purM gene encoding phosphoribosylformylglycinamidine cyclo-ligase has product MTSSNPQHPKSDQLSYRDAGVNLDAGNLLVEKIKPFAQRTWRPEILAGIGGFGALFEVPHKYRHPVLVSGTDGVGTKLKLAFQFNQHDSIGIDLVAMSVNDILVQGAEPLFFLDYFACGRLDVDTAARVVQSIAAGCMQAGCALIGGETAEMPGMYPEGEYDLAGFAVGVVEKDSIINGSSITENDVVLGITSNGVHSNGFSLIRKIIEKHAIDLNNKLENGTLIEAIMAPTRIYVKPVLELFRRLPVKGIAHITGGGLLENIPRILPMRTMAYVNKESWEIPPLFHWLQQQGNVTDEEMFRVFNCGIGMVLVVAPEYAKEAIAVLHDNGETVWQIGHIKQRDANEPAILIV; this is encoded by the coding sequence TTGACTTCATCTAACCCCCAACATCCTAAATCAGATCAGCTATCCTATCGCGACGCCGGCGTAAACCTTGATGCAGGCAATCTTCTGGTTGAGAAGATCAAACCTTTTGCTCAACGCACATGGCGTCCAGAAATACTCGCCGGCATCGGAGGTTTCGGTGCACTCTTTGAAGTCCCGCATAAATACCGTCATCCTGTATTAGTATCGGGAACTGATGGGGTAGGCACTAAATTGAAACTTGCCTTTCAATTTAACCAGCACGACAGTATTGGAATCGATCTGGTTGCCATGAGCGTCAATGATATTCTCGTGCAAGGTGCAGAACCCTTGTTCTTTTTGGACTATTTTGCTTGTGGCAGACTAGACGTCGATACTGCTGCTCGGGTTGTTCAAAGTATTGCAGCAGGTTGCATGCAAGCTGGATGCGCCTTAATTGGGGGTGAGACAGCTGAAATGCCCGGCATGTACCCAGAAGGTGAATACGATCTGGCCGGTTTTGCGGTAGGCGTCGTAGAGAAAGATAGCATTATTAATGGCTCTTCCATTACGGAAAACGATGTCGTTCTCGGAATTACTTCCAATGGCGTGCACTCGAATGGCTTTTCATTAATCCGCAAAATTATTGAAAAACATGCTATTGATTTGAACAACAAGCTCGAAAATGGCACGCTGATAGAAGCTATTATGGCACCAACCCGTATCTACGTAAAACCTGTACTAGAGCTATTCAGACGATTACCGGTAAAAGGTATAGCTCATATTACCGGGGGAGGGTTACTAGAAAATATTCCACGCATTCTGCCTATGAGAACAATGGCTTACGTTAACAAAGAATCTTGGGAAATTCCTCCTTTATTTCATTGGCTCCAACAGCAAGGCAACGTTACTGATGAAGAAATGTTCCGGGTTTTCAATTGCGGTATAGGAATGGTTTTGGTGGTTGCGCCAGAGTATGCAAAAGAAGCCATAGCTGTCTTGCATGATAATGGAGAAACAGTCTGGCAAATCGGTCATATCAAGCAACGTGATGCTAATGAACCAGCTATTCTGATTGTTTGA
- the purN gene encoding phosphoribosylglycinamide formyltransferase: MKSLVILISGRGSNMQMLLDAKLPAKAITVISNNPAATGLEIARSRHIETHVLDHRAYPSRELFDAALAEKIDACQPDLIALAGFMRILSNSFVSRYQNRLINIHPSLLPAFSGLNTHARAINEGVKIHGCTVHFVTPQLDHGPIIIQAAVPVLPEDTTETLAARVLQQEHLIYPQAVRWFLEDRLMLTSNSIKIREATTEQYVLYSPRLDQ, translated from the coding sequence ATGAAATCCTTGGTTATTCTTATTTCTGGTAGAGGTAGCAACATGCAGATGTTGCTCGATGCCAAACTCCCGGCAAAGGCCATCACTGTGATCAGCAATAATCCGGCTGCAACAGGATTAGAAATTGCAAGATCGCGTCATATCGAAACACATGTGTTAGATCATCGTGCTTATCCCAGCCGCGAATTGTTCGATGCTGCGCTCGCAGAAAAAATTGATGCCTGCCAACCTGACTTAATAGCACTTGCTGGTTTCATGCGCATTCTTAGTAATAGTTTTGTTAGCCGTTATCAGAATCGATTAATCAATATTCACCCCTCCTTATTACCCGCATTCTCCGGTTTGAATACGCACGCACGCGCAATCAATGAAGGTGTAAAAATACATGGATGTACGGTACATTTTGTTACCCCACAGCTTGATCATGGTCCCATTATTATTCAGGCTGCGGTACCTGTCCTGCCAGAAGATACCACTGAAACCCTGGCTGCACGGGTTCTCCAACAGGAACATTTGATTTACCCGCAAGCTGTACGCTGGTTTCTGGAAGATCGGCTTATGCTTACCAGTAATAGTATAAAAATTCGAGAAGCAACTACAGAACAATATGTTTTATATTCGCCTCGGTTAGATCAATAA